The Streptomonospora litoralis genome window below encodes:
- a CDS encoding sensor histidine kinase, whose protein sequence is MSDIPERSLLPKMRLDELISELHVRLESALSTRDRVHSLLEAVLSIGSDLDLATVLRRLTEAAATLVDARYAGLGVLDDDGRFAEFIPVGLSSEQAEGMHVFPFGKGILAVPTRDRAALRLRDLADHPDFHGFPEGHPHMHSFLGVPVQVREEVFGNLYLTEKRNGGEFDEEDEAIVTALATAAGVAIENARLYEETRLRERWLAASTEITTRLLSGADSDEVLGYLAQQSREMSDADVAVVLLPEPRERDLIAEIADGPVADQIIGSPVTMSDTKCGWVYRNGAPATIDDLRQAKCPMLTHRGFGPGLLVPIGTPDHTRGVLLLGKMSPRSPFNEATRRMIDAFSAQAAVALELAEARRDAERLVVLEERDRIAKDLHDVVIQRLFASAMTLMSTVRLIGDGEAGGRVQRTIDDLDETIREIRSTVFALQLPSQPQQSSLRDRILTAAESAARSLGCQPGVRLEGSIDTSVPEEVGEQLLAVLGEALSNVARHADASEVHVSVQADDRLTLHVDDNGRGIPENGRRSGLRNLAERASSLGGEFSVDAPPAGGTGLRWSVPLRSRREGAARVPA, encoded by the coding sequence ATGTCTGACATCCCGGAACGCTCGCTGCTCCCCAAGATGCGACTCGACGAGCTCATCTCCGAGCTCCACGTGCGGCTCGAATCGGCGCTCTCCACTCGCGACCGCGTGCACTCGCTGCTTGAGGCGGTGCTGTCCATCGGCAGCGACCTGGACCTCGCCACCGTGCTGCGCCGGCTGACCGAGGCGGCCGCGACCCTGGTCGACGCCCGCTACGCGGGGTTGGGCGTACTTGACGACGACGGCCGCTTCGCCGAGTTCATCCCGGTCGGGCTCAGCTCCGAACAGGCCGAGGGGATGCACGTGTTCCCCTTCGGCAAGGGCATTCTCGCCGTCCCCACGCGCGACCGCGCCGCGCTGCGGCTGCGCGACCTGGCCGATCACCCCGACTTCCACGGGTTCCCCGAGGGCCACCCGCATATGCACTCCTTCCTCGGTGTGCCCGTCCAGGTGCGCGAGGAGGTCTTCGGCAACCTCTACCTCACCGAGAAGCGCAACGGCGGGGAGTTCGACGAGGAGGACGAGGCGATCGTCACCGCGCTGGCCACCGCCGCCGGTGTGGCCATCGAGAACGCCCGGCTGTACGAGGAGACCCGGCTGCGTGAGCGCTGGTTGGCCGCCTCCACCGAGATCACCACGCGGCTGCTCTCCGGCGCCGACAGCGACGAGGTGCTCGGCTACCTCGCCCAGCAGTCGCGCGAGATGTCCGACGCCGACGTCGCGGTGGTGCTCCTGCCCGAGCCGCGCGAGCGCGACCTCATCGCCGAGATCGCCGACGGCCCCGTAGCCGACCAGATCATCGGCAGCCCCGTCACCATGTCCGACACCAAGTGCGGCTGGGTCTACCGCAACGGCGCACCCGCCACCATCGACGACCTGCGCCAGGCCAAATGCCCGATGCTGACCCACCGCGGGTTCGGCCCGGGACTGCTCGTCCCCATCGGCACCCCCGACCACACCCGCGGGGTGCTGCTGCTGGGCAAGATGAGCCCGCGCTCCCCCTTCAACGAAGCCACGCGGCGGATGATCGACGCGTTCTCCGCGCAGGCCGCCGTGGCGCTGGAATTGGCCGAAGCGCGCCGGGACGCCGAGCGGCTGGTGGTGCTGGAGGAGCGCGACCGCATCGCCAAGGATCTGCACGACGTCGTCATCCAGCGGCTGTTCGCGTCGGCCATGACGCTGATGAGCACGGTGCGGCTGATCGGCGACGGCGAGGCGGGCGGACGAGTCCAGCGGACCATCGACGACCTCGACGAGACCATCCGCGAGATCCGCTCCACCGTCTTCGCGCTGCAACTGCCCTCCCAACCACAGCAGTCGTCGCTGCGCGACCGCATCCTGACCGCCGCCGAGAGCGCCGCACGGTCACTTGGCTGCCAGCCCGGCGTACGGCTGGAGGGATCCATCGACACATCGGTGCCCGAGGAGGTCGGCGAACAGCTGCTCGCGGTGCTGGGCGAGGCGCTGTCCAACGTCGCCCGGCACGCCGACGCCTCCGAGGTGCACGTGTCGGTGCAGGCGGACGACCGGCTGACACTGCACGTCGACGACAACGGCCGCGGCATCCCCGAGAACGGGCGCCGCAGCGGCCTGCGCAACCTGGCCGAGCGGGCGTCCTCCCTGGGCGGCGAGTTCAGCGTCGACGCGCCTCCCGCCGGCGGGACCGGACTGCGTTGGAGCGTGCCGCTGCGCAGCCGCCGCGAGGGCGCGGCACGCGTGCCCGCCTGA
- a CDS encoding response regulator, whose product MTAAGEPGAEPGSDSIRVFLVDDHEVVRRGVAAMLEGEPDMRVVGEAGTAEQALSRIPLASPDVAVLDVRLPGGSGVSVCREIRSDHPGIACLMLTSFADDDALYDAVMAGAAGYVLKQIHGADLVGAVRTVAAGGSLLDPASAGRMLDRLREGPPDPDPLAELSPQERQILDLIGEGLTNRQIGERLYLAEKTVKNYVSSLLSKLDLKRRTQAAILVAELRNKRR is encoded by the coding sequence ATGACGGCGGCAGGCGAGCCGGGCGCGGAGCCCGGGTCCGACTCCATCCGCGTCTTCCTGGTCGACGACCACGAGGTGGTCCGGCGGGGTGTGGCCGCGATGCTGGAGGGCGAGCCGGACATGCGCGTCGTCGGCGAGGCCGGTACCGCCGAGCAGGCGCTCTCCCGCATCCCGCTGGCCTCGCCCGACGTGGCGGTGCTCGACGTGCGGCTGCCCGGCGGCTCGGGCGTGAGCGTGTGCCGCGAGATCCGCTCGGACCACCCCGGCATCGCCTGCCTGATGCTGACCTCCTTCGCCGACGACGACGCCCTATACGACGCGGTCATGGCGGGCGCAGCGGGCTACGTGCTGAAGCAGATCCACGGAGCCGACCTGGTCGGCGCGGTGCGCACCGTCGCCGCGGGCGGGTCCCTGCTCGACCCCGCCAGCGCCGGGCGGATGCTCGACCGGCTGCGCGAGGGGCCGCCCGACCCCGACCCGCTGGCCGAACTCAGCCCCCAGGAGCGCCAAATCCTCGACCTGATCGGGGAAGGGCTGACGAACCGGCAGATCGGCGAGCGGCTGTACCTGGCGGAGAAGACCGTGAAGAACTACGTGTCCAGCCTGCTGTCCAAGCTGGACCTCAAGCGCCGCACCCAGGCGGCGATCCTAGTCGCGGAGCTGCGCAACAAGCGCCGCTGA
- a CDS encoding amidase, translated as MTTRFEGLNQGSQGDPEAEAPRGEETPASAAPASAEPADSPARLSATELLDRYARGELSPVEATDAVLERIDRDNPALNAFCLVKPDEARAAARESQERWRRGEPIGRLDGVPTSIKDIMFTRGWPTLRGSLTTDQNQTWAEDSPVVARLREDGAVFVGKTTTPEIAWKGVTDSPLTGITRNPWDLAKTPGGSSGGAAAALASGMGPLATGTDGGGSVRIPASFTGVFAIKPTWGLVPHYPASAFGSLAHSGPMTRTVADAALMLDVITGPDARDWARLAQPAVSFAESLDTPMRGLRIAYSPALGHLSVDPEVARIVADAVTAFEEMGAVVEETDPPIPESREHFQILWYTGAAKATDKLTGTQRELLDPGLREIIEEGLTYSAQDYLTAMSTRMAMGEAMGRFHRDYDMLLTPAMPITAFDAGLEAPADSADRRWTAYAGFSYPFNMTQQPAASVPCGFTDAGLPVGLQVVGPRHGDALVMAACHAFETARPWEHARP; from the coding sequence TTGACTACCAGGTTCGAGGGGCTGAACCAGGGTTCGCAGGGCGACCCGGAGGCGGAGGCGCCGCGGGGCGAAGAGACCCCCGCGAGCGCGGCCCCCGCGAGCGCGGAGCCGGCCGACTCCCCGGCGCGGCTCTCGGCCACCGAGCTGCTCGACCGCTACGCCCGCGGCGAACTCTCCCCGGTCGAGGCCACCGACGCCGTGCTGGAGCGCATCGACCGCGACAACCCCGCGCTGAACGCTTTCTGCCTGGTCAAGCCGGACGAGGCACGCGCCGCGGCGCGTGAGTCGCAAGAGCGCTGGCGGCGCGGCGAGCCGATCGGCCGGCTCGACGGCGTGCCCACGTCGATCAAGGACATCATGTTCACCCGCGGCTGGCCCACGCTGCGCGGCTCGCTCACCACCGACCAGAACCAGACCTGGGCGGAGGACTCCCCGGTGGTTGCGCGCCTGCGCGAGGACGGGGCGGTGTTCGTCGGCAAGACCACTACGCCCGAGATCGCCTGGAAGGGCGTCACCGACAGCCCGCTGACCGGAATCACCCGCAACCCCTGGGACCTCGCCAAGACGCCGGGCGGCTCCAGCGGCGGCGCGGCGGCCGCCCTCGCGTCCGGCATGGGCCCGCTGGCCACCGGCACCGACGGCGGCGGGTCGGTGCGCATCCCCGCCAGCTTCACCGGCGTCTTCGCCATCAAGCCCACGTGGGGGCTCGTGCCGCACTACCCGGCCAGCGCGTTCGGCAGCCTCGCGCACTCCGGTCCGATGACGCGCACGGTCGCCGACGCGGCGCTCATGCTCGACGTCATCACCGGGCCCGACGCCCGCGACTGGGCGCGGCTGGCCCAGCCCGCGGTGTCCTTCGCCGAGTCGCTGGACACGCCGATGCGCGGGCTGCGGATCGCCTACAGCCCGGCGCTGGGCCACCTGTCGGTCGACCCGGAGGTGGCCCGCATCGTCGCCGATGCGGTCACGGCCTTCGAGGAGATGGGCGCCGTGGTCGAGGAGACGGACCCGCCGATTCCGGAATCGCGGGAACACTTCCAGATCCTCTGGTACACGGGCGCCGCCAAGGCGACCGACAAGCTCACCGGAACCCAGCGCGAACTGCTCGACCCCGGCCTGCGCGAGATCATCGAGGAGGGTTTGACCTACTCCGCGCAGGACTACCTGACCGCCATGTCCACCCGCATGGCGATGGGGGAGGCGATGGGGCGCTTCCACCGGGACTACGACATGCTGCTGACCCCCGCCATGCCCATCACCGCCTTCGACGCCGGTCTGGAGGCGCCGGCCGACTCCGCCGACCGGCGCTGGACCGCGTATGCGGGGTTCAGCTACCCCTTCAACATGACCCAGCAGCCCGCCGCCAGCGTCCCCTGCGGGTTCACCGACGCGGGCCTGCCGGTCGGCCTGCAGGTCGTGGGGCCGCGCCACGGCGACGCGCTGGTGATGGCGGCCTGCCACGCGTTCGAGACCGCCCGCCCGTGGGAGCACGCGCGCCCCTGA
- a CDS encoding D-2-hydroxyacid dehydrogenase → MTSANPPHTDPVNLVVLHGDDLPPGGERFDADPRLASVRHATADTLGEVLPGAQALFVWDLFSEALKAAWPKADSLRWVHAATAGVDNLMFDAMVGGDVVVTNSRGVFDQPMAEYVLGLVISFAKDLPTTLDLQRRREWHHRETERVGGRHALVIGTGPIGRAIARQLRAVGMSVEGAGRTARPEDPDFGTVVEASLDTAAPGLAEALPRADYVVLAAPLTAATRNLADAAFFAHMRDTARLINVGRGRLVDEDALVPALRAQELRGAALDVAVTEPLPADSPLWDMPGVVVSPHMSGDVVGWRDELVDLFADNLDRFLNEGPLLNVVDKTRGYVSGP, encoded by the coding sequence GTGACATCCGCAAACCCGCCGCACACCGACCCGGTCAACCTGGTCGTCCTGCACGGCGACGACCTGCCGCCCGGCGGTGAGCGCTTCGACGCCGACCCGCGGCTGGCCTCGGTGCGCCACGCCACCGCCGACACCCTCGGCGAGGTCCTGCCCGGGGCGCAGGCGCTCTTCGTCTGGGACCTCTTCTCCGAGGCGCTTAAGGCCGCCTGGCCCAAGGCCGACAGCCTGCGCTGGGTGCACGCCGCCACCGCCGGGGTCGACAACCTCATGTTCGACGCGATGGTCGGCGGCGACGTCGTAGTAACCAACTCCCGCGGCGTATTCGACCAGCCGATGGCCGAGTACGTCCTCGGCCTCGTGATCTCCTTCGCTAAAGACCTGCCCACCACCCTCGACCTCCAGCGCCGCCGCGAATGGCACCACCGCGAGACCGAGCGCGTCGGCGGCAGGCACGCCCTGGTGATCGGCACCGGGCCCATCGGACGCGCCATCGCCCGCCAGCTGCGGGCCGTCGGCATGAGCGTCGAGGGCGCGGGCCGCACCGCGCGCCCCGAGGACCCCGACTTCGGCACCGTGGTCGAGGCGTCCCTGGACACCGCGGCACCCGGACTGGCCGAGGCGCTGCCGCGCGCCGACTACGTCGTGCTGGCCGCCCCGCTCACCGCAGCCACCCGCAACCTCGCCGACGCCGCGTTCTTCGCGCACATGCGCGACACCGCCCGGCTGATCAACGTCGGCCGCGGCCGGCTGGTCGACGAGGACGCGCTGGTGCCGGCGTTGCGCGCGCAGGAGCTGCGCGGCGCGGCGCTCGACGTGGCCGTCACCGAGCCCCTGCCCGCCGACTCCCCACTGTGGGACATGCCCGGAGTCGTCGTCTCCCCGCACATGTCCGGCGACGTGGTCGGCTGGCGCGACGAGCTGGTCGACCTGTTCGCCGACAACCTCGACCGCTTCCTGAACGAGGGGCCGCTGCTCAACGTCGTCGACAAGACCCGCGGCTACGTCTCCGGCCCCTGA
- a CDS encoding DUF3830 family protein codes for MTISLEKRGVSCVAELLDEDAPRTCDAVWEALPQGGDVYHAKYARNEVYAMLPRFAAEEPGQENPTVTPIPGDVVYFSFPGGMLDRRFKEEKGIDHLPGVIDLAIFYGRNNLLLNGDVGWVPGNVYASIVEGLAPMAEACNDVWRAGAVGERLVYQRLEG; via the coding sequence ATGACCATCAGCCTGGAGAAGCGCGGCGTCTCCTGTGTGGCCGAGCTGCTCGACGAGGACGCTCCCCGCACCTGCGACGCCGTCTGGGAGGCCCTCCCCCAGGGCGGCGACGTTTACCACGCCAAGTACGCCCGCAACGAGGTCTACGCGATGTTGCCCCGGTTCGCCGCCGAGGAGCCCGGCCAGGAGAACCCGACGGTCACCCCCATCCCCGGTGACGTCGTCTACTTCTCCTTTCCCGGGGGCATGCTCGACCGCCGCTTCAAAGAGGAGAAGGGCATCGACCACCTGCCGGGCGTCATCGACCTGGCGATCTTCTACGGCCGCAACAACCTGCTGCTCAACGGCGACGTCGGCTGGGTGCCGGGCAACGTCTACGCCTCGATCGTGGAGGGGCTGGCCCCCATGGCCGAGGCGTGCAACGACGTCTGGCGCGCCGGCGCCGTCGGCGAGCGCCTCGTCTACCAGCGGCTCGAAGGCTAG
- a CDS encoding maleate cis-trans isomerase family protein: MRTDRTETDGAPANGGEKEERVLLEHPGAARATGAAGPEESPSASAGVVELSALAETPWQSGVGIVAPYDFALDRELWRWAPDDVSLYVTRLPFVPVPVTVDQASALSDGDNVARATRDLLAPEPLVVGYACASGSFVHGADGQRMLRQSILDAGAPAAVTTSGALIQALQALDARRIAVVTPYVDSVTDRLLDYLGEHGVEATSSVGLGLLGHIWKTTYSEVVQAVRDADRPEAEAVFISCTNVLTYDIIAPLERMLGKPVIAANQVTMWSALQAMGRRAVAHGQYLVDATAQSTAA, translated from the coding sequence ATGCGGACCGATCGAACCGAGACCGACGGAGCACCGGCGAACGGCGGCGAGAAGGAGGAGCGGGTCCTCCTGGAACACCCCGGCGCGGCGCGCGCCACCGGCGCGGCCGGCCCGGAGGAGTCCCCCTCGGCGTCCGCCGGCGTGGTGGAGCTCTCCGCTCTGGCCGAGACTCCGTGGCAGTCGGGGGTGGGCATCGTCGCGCCCTACGACTTCGCGCTGGACCGCGAGCTGTGGCGCTGGGCGCCCGACGACGTCTCGCTCTACGTCACCCGGCTGCCGTTCGTCCCCGTGCCGGTGACCGTCGACCAGGCTTCCGCGCTGAGCGACGGCGACAACGTCGCACGGGCCACGCGCGACCTGCTGGCTCCCGAACCCCTCGTGGTGGGCTACGCATGCGCATCGGGCAGCTTCGTGCACGGCGCCGACGGCCAGCGCATGCTCCGCCAGTCGATCCTCGACGCCGGCGCCCCCGCGGCGGTCACCACCTCCGGGGCGCTGATCCAGGCGCTGCAGGCCCTCGACGCGCGCCGCATCGCCGTCGTCACGCCCTACGTCGACAGCGTCACCGACCGGCTGCTGGACTACCTGGGCGAGCACGGCGTGGAGGCCACCTCCAGCGTCGGCCTGGGGCTGCTCGGCCACATCTGGAAGACGACCTACTCCGAGGTCGTCCAGGCCGTGCGCGACGCCGACCGGCCCGAGGCCGAGGCCGTGTTCATCAGCTGCACCAACGTGCTCACCTACGACATCATCGCGCCGCTGGAGCGCATGCTCGGCAAGCCGGTGATCGCCGCCAACCAGGTGACCATGTGGTCCGCACTGCAGGCCATGGGGCGCCGGGCCGTCGCCCACGGCCAGTACCTCGTCGACGCCACGGCGCAGAGCACCGCGGCATGA
- a CDS encoding maleate cis-trans isomerase family protein, whose product MTSVGFLYPGYSAEDDYPVFERMLGGDVRLHLVHTLMREDAHRIDALLDVGGSDVLGEGARELRARGVDAAVWACTSGSFVFGWEGARTQADAVAEEVGAPASSTSFAFVNAVRALGIGRVAIAASYPDDVAERFVEFLGAAGTEVVAWAGRGIVTAAEVGTLQPADVLDWVAAGDDPGAEAVLVPDTALHSAAVLEDLEARLGKTVLTANQVSIWEGLRLAGVTAPREGLGSLFRAGAQAAAAAEA is encoded by the coding sequence ATGACCAGCGTCGGATTCCTTTACCCGGGCTACAGCGCCGAGGACGACTACCCGGTGTTCGAGCGGATGCTGGGCGGCGACGTCCGGCTGCACCTGGTGCACACGCTGATGCGCGAGGACGCGCACCGCATCGACGCGCTGCTCGACGTGGGCGGCTCGGACGTGCTGGGCGAAGGTGCCCGGGAGCTGCGCGCCCGCGGGGTCGACGCCGCGGTGTGGGCATGCACCAGCGGCAGCTTCGTCTTCGGCTGGGAGGGTGCCCGCACCCAGGCCGACGCGGTGGCCGAGGAGGTCGGCGCGCCGGCGTCCAGCACGTCGTTCGCCTTCGTCAACGCCGTGCGGGCGCTGGGGATCGGCCGGGTCGCGATCGCCGCCAGCTATCCCGACGACGTCGCCGAGCGCTTCGTGGAGTTCCTCGGCGCGGCCGGGACCGAGGTGGTCGCGTGGGCGGGCCGCGGCATCGTCACGGCCGCCGAGGTCGGCACCCTGCAACCCGCCGATGTGCTGGACTGGGTGGCGGCCGGAGACGACCCCGGGGCGGAGGCGGTGCTGGTGCCCGACACCGCCCTGCACAGCGCCGCCGTACTGGAGGACCTGGAGGCGCGGCTGGGCAAGACCGTGCTGACCGCCAACCAGGTCAGCATCTGGGAGGGGCTGCGCCTGGCCGGGGTCACCGCCCCCCGCGAAGGATTGGGCAGTCTCTTCCGGGCAGGGGCACAGGCGGCGGCCGCAGCCGAGGCTTGA
- a CDS encoding GntR family transcriptional regulator has product MNSHGGLEPVPRRSTAALIADQLRSAIMYGHLAPGDQLGETDLAAQLGVSRGPLREAMQRLVQEGLLRSERHRGLFVRELEAEDVRDIYVARLAVERASCELVMRGNRGEALARLTASLEELVQAAETGDRTAMSDADQAFHQTLVSCSGNRRLERMAQTLLVETRMCLTVMQDVYPEAAELVDEHRKLLDAITEGDEKQLLNLIESHMLDTVDRINTTGPAAIRRSTSAQN; this is encoded by the coding sequence ATGAACTCCCACGGCGGACTCGAACCGGTGCCGCGGAGATCCACGGCCGCGCTGATCGCCGACCAGCTGCGCTCGGCGATCATGTACGGCCACCTGGCACCGGGCGACCAGCTGGGCGAAACCGACCTCGCGGCACAGCTGGGGGTCAGCCGCGGCCCCTTGCGCGAAGCCATGCAGCGGCTGGTCCAGGAAGGGCTGCTGCGCAGTGAACGGCACCGCGGCCTGTTCGTCCGCGAACTCGAAGCCGAGGACGTCCGCGACATCTACGTGGCGCGGCTGGCGGTCGAGCGCGCCTCCTGTGAGCTGGTCATGCGCGGCAACCGGGGAGAGGCGCTGGCGCGCCTGACGGCCTCGCTGGAGGAACTCGTCCAAGCGGCCGAGACCGGCGACCGCACCGCCATGAGCGACGCCGACCAGGCGTTCCACCAGACCCTGGTGAGCTGCTCGGGCAACCGGCGGCTGGAACGCATGGCGCAGACGCTGCTGGTGGAGACCCGGATGTGCCTGACCGTGATGCAGGACGTCTACCCCGAGGCCGCCGAGCTCGTCGACGAGCACCGCAAGCTGCTCGACGCCATAACCGAGGGCGACGAGAAGCAGCTGCTGAACCTCATCGAATCCCACATGCTGGACACTGTGGACCGCATCAACACCACCGGCCCCGCGGCGATCCGGCGTTCGACAAGCGCGCAGAACTGA
- a CDS encoding helix-turn-helix domain-containing protein, giving the protein MVKTKNPAYRSFGQAVRRWREAAGMTQIELAKAAQTSQSQVSSIETGEKGTSADHIRRIDNALTAGGALVRRWDELDDHSRGLASWFLDVVTVERESSEIRVYQPLSIPGLLQTQKYARAITQHGHPELTRSQLDERVSARADRQAILDDPDGPMVRVVLEEHVLRRPVGSYEIMREQLVRLTDVSRSSRLSLQVVPMTTAQHPGSDGAFHIFTVPGKAPMAYTETRRHGNADEDPEAVEDYMAVFAELRGVALPPHASRDLMYKIQQEFSHE; this is encoded by the coding sequence ATGGTGAAGACTAAAAACCCTGCCTACCGGAGTTTTGGTCAAGCAGTCCGCCGTTGGCGCGAAGCCGCAGGCATGACGCAAATCGAGCTTGCCAAGGCGGCACAGACGTCCCAATCTCAGGTGAGCTCGATTGAAACCGGAGAAAAGGGCACAAGTGCGGATCATATTCGGCGCATCGACAACGCCCTTACCGCCGGTGGAGCACTGGTGCGGAGATGGGACGAACTCGACGACCACAGCCGTGGTCTTGCGTCGTGGTTCCTGGATGTCGTCACGGTCGAGCGCGAATCATCTGAGATCAGGGTCTACCAGCCACTAAGCATTCCCGGGCTGCTCCAGACACAGAAGTATGCGCGGGCAATCACCCAGCACGGACATCCTGAGCTAACGCGATCTCAGCTCGATGAGCGCGTGTCAGCACGCGCCGACCGGCAAGCCATCCTCGACGATCCAGACGGCCCCATGGTGCGCGTCGTACTGGAGGAACACGTACTTCGTCGCCCCGTTGGAAGCTATGAGATCATGCGCGAACAGCTTGTGCGCCTGACGGACGTGTCTCGGTCGTCTCGACTGTCCCTCCAAGTGGTGCCCATGACCACGGCTCAACATCCCGGATCGGATGGGGCTTTCCACATATTCACGGTGCCGGGTAAGGCGCCCATGGCCTACACAGAGACACGACGCCATGGGAACGCCGACGAAGACCCGGAAGCGGTCGAGGACTACATGGCCGTCTTCGCCGAGCTTCGAGGTGTGGCGCTCCCCCCGCACGCGTCAAGAGACCTGATGTACAAGATCCAACAGGAGTTCAGCCATGAGTGA
- a CDS encoding DUF397 domain-containing protein, whose protein sequence is MSESRVWHKSSYSSGGADNCVEVAAGAQTLMRDTQHREHGHLSFPSAEWSAFLSDLEAL, encoded by the coding sequence ATGAGTGAATCGAGAGTCTGGCACAAGAGCAGCTACAGCAGCGGGGGAGCAGATAACTGCGTCGAAGTCGCGGCAGGCGCCCAGACCCTCATGCGCGACACGCAGCACCGCGAGCACGGCCACCTCAGCTTCCCCTCAGCAGAGTGGTCGGCGTTCCTGTCGGACCTGGAGGCGCTCTAA
- a CDS encoding NAD-dependent succinate-semialdehyde dehydrogenase, translating to MTLAEWETKVVERVPKQLFIGGAWRDARSGATFKVEDPSTGSALCEISDAGTDDGLAALDAAAAAQPSWGKTPPRERAEILRRSFELLMERQDDLALLMTLEMGKPFAEAKGEIAYAADFLRWFSEEAVRIEGGYSIAPNGSARFLIMRQPVGPSMLITPWNFPMAMGTRKIGPAIAAGCTMILKPAQQTPLSALALADILREAGLPEGVLSLLPTSDAGGVTEPLLRDGRIRKVSFTGSTGVGRKLLEQSSEQVLRTSMELGGNAPFLVFDDADLDAAVEGAMQAKMRNIGEACTAANRLYVQSGIATEFARKLSERMGALKLGRGTEDGVQVGPLIDAKAREKVQSLVDDAVNRGARVLVGGASGAGDGYFYQPTVLADVPQSSELSTTEIFGPVAPIIPFDTEEEALAAANDTEYGLVSYLYTRDLNRGLRVSEALEAGMVGLNQGIVSNPAAPFGGIKHSGLGREGGRVGIDEFLETKYVGIGGV from the coding sequence ATGACCTTGGCCGAATGGGAGACGAAGGTCGTCGAGCGCGTGCCGAAGCAGCTCTTCATCGGCGGCGCGTGGCGCGACGCGCGCAGTGGCGCGACGTTCAAGGTCGAGGACCCCTCGACCGGGTCGGCGCTGTGCGAGATCTCCGACGCCGGAACCGACGACGGCCTCGCCGCCCTCGATGCGGCGGCCGCCGCCCAGCCGTCGTGGGGCAAGACCCCGCCGCGCGAGCGTGCCGAGATCCTGCGACGCTCCTTCGAGCTGCTGATGGAGCGGCAGGACGACCTCGCGCTGCTGATGACGCTGGAGATGGGCAAGCCCTTCGCCGAGGCCAAGGGCGAGATCGCCTACGCCGCCGACTTCCTGCGCTGGTTCTCCGAGGAGGCGGTGCGCATCGAGGGCGGCTACTCGATCGCGCCCAACGGTTCGGCGCGCTTTTTGATCATGCGCCAGCCGGTTGGCCCGTCCATGCTCATCACGCCGTGGAACTTCCCCATGGCCATGGGCACGCGCAAGATCGGCCCCGCCATCGCCGCCGGCTGCACCATGATCCTCAAGCCCGCGCAGCAGACTCCGCTGTCCGCCCTGGCGCTGGCCGACATCCTGCGCGAGGCCGGACTGCCCGAAGGTGTGCTGAGCCTGCTGCCCACCTCCGACGCCGGCGGCGTCACCGAGCCGCTGCTGCGCGACGGCCGCATCCGCAAGGTCTCGTTCACCGGCTCCACCGGTGTCGGCCGCAAGCTGCTGGAGCAGAGCTCCGAGCAGGTACTGCGTACCTCCATGGAACTGGGCGGCAACGCGCCCTTCCTGGTCTTCGACGACGCCGACCTCGACGCCGCCGTCGAAGGCGCCATGCAGGCCAAGATGCGCAACATCGGCGAGGCGTGCACGGCCGCCAACCGCCTCTACGTGCAGTCGGGCATCGCCACCGAGTTCGCCCGCAAGCTCAGTGAGCGCATGGGCGCCCTCAAGCTCGGCCGCGGCACCGAGGACGGCGTCCAGGTGGGCCCGCTCATCGACGCCAAGGCGCGGGAGAAGGTGCAGAGCCTGGTGGACGACGCCGTGAACCGCGGCGCCCGCGTACTCGTGGGCGGCGCCTCGGGCGCCGGCGACGGCTACTTCTACCAGCCCACCGTGCTCGCCGACGTGCCGCAGTCCAGCGAACTCTCGACGACGGAGATCTTCGGCCCGGTCGCGCCCATCATCCCCTTCGACACCGAGGAGGAGGCGCTGGCCGCGGCCAACGACACCGAATACGGCCTGGTCAGTTACCTCTACACGAGGGATCTGAACCGCGGGCTCCGCGTGTCCGAGGCGCTGGAGGCGGGCATGGTCGGCCTGAACCAGGGCATCGTCTCCAACCCCGCCGCGCCGTTCGGCGGCATCAAGCACTCGGGACTGGGTCGTGAGGGCGGCCGCGTCGGTATCGACGAGTTCCTGGAGACGAAGTACGTGGGTATCGGGGGAGTGTGA